One stretch of Pseudomonas azotoformans DNA includes these proteins:
- a CDS encoding amino acid ABC transporter permease, whose translation MNFNWDVFWQYLLQPSGVYLTGLWLTCLIAVSAMLLGCVLGLAAALLRLSKNPLLHLPVRFYVWLMRGTPLLVQIVFLYTALAAGGIFRFEDIALFGLVIPGNIQAAIIALGLNEGAYMAEIIRAGIGAVEKGQYEAGRSLGMGFAKLMRRIVLPQAFRVIVPPLGNEFNVMLKNTTLVSVIGVQELLLSTQMVTSATFRVFELYLVVAIYFLMLTTLWGFFQRWLEARFGQSDRPSAPPPASSRMFGRSTLKLLRGR comes from the coding sequence ATGAATTTCAATTGGGATGTGTTCTGGCAGTACCTGTTGCAGCCGAGCGGGGTGTATCTCACCGGGCTGTGGCTGACCTGCCTGATCGCGGTGTCGGCGATGCTGCTGGGCTGCGTGCTGGGGCTGGCGGCGGCGCTGTTGCGCTTGTCGAAGAACCCGCTGTTGCACCTGCCGGTGCGCTTTTATGTGTGGCTGATGCGCGGTACGCCGCTGCTGGTGCAGATCGTATTCCTGTACACCGCGCTGGCGGCGGGCGGGATTTTCCGTTTCGAGGACATCGCGCTGTTCGGCCTGGTTATCCCCGGCAATATCCAGGCGGCGATCATCGCACTGGGCTTGAACGAAGGCGCGTACATGGCCGAGATCATCCGCGCCGGCATCGGTGCGGTGGAAAAGGGCCAGTACGAAGCCGGGCGTTCCCTGGGCATGGGCTTTGCCAAGCTGATGCGGCGCATCGTGCTGCCCCAGGCATTCCGCGTGATCGTGCCGCCGCTGGGCAATGAGTTCAACGTGATGCTCAAGAACACCACCCTGGTCAGCGTGATCGGCGTGCAGGAGTTGCTGCTCAGCACGCAGATGGTCACCTCGGCGACGTTCCGCGTGTTCGAGTTGTACCTGGTGGTCGCGATTTACTTCTTGATGCTCACCACCTTGTGGGGCTTTTTCCAGCGCTGGCTGGAGGCGCGCTTCGGCCAGTCCGACCGGCCATCCGCGCCGCCACCGGCGTCCAGCCGCATGTTCGGGCGCAGCACCTTGAAACTGCTGAGGGGACGATAA
- a CDS encoding GntR family transcriptional regulator, producing MQFAPAYVDRQPLTAEEEAYNFLLDAICGGRYRKGDRLIAEDIASEIGMSRMPVREAFRRLDAQGLVTLRPNRGAIVSGLDIDELHEVFEMRSALEGLAVRVAVGRIGERQLAALERLLDAMDDYRDDSAAWVSRHRAFHEYLCSLSGRPRLMKQISALYSLVEAPMRLWLQHGEKPLSARQEHAVILDAIRAGDAARAEAVVREHIEGTVPALIQFLQTEQQQ from the coding sequence ATGCAATTTGCCCCCGCTTACGTTGACCGCCAGCCCCTCACCGCCGAGGAGGAGGCCTACAACTTTCTGCTCGATGCCATTTGCGGCGGTCGTTATCGCAAGGGCGACCGTCTGATCGCTGAAGACATCGCCAGCGAGATCGGCATGAGCCGCATGCCGGTGCGCGAAGCCTTTCGCCGCCTGGACGCCCAGGGGCTGGTGACCTTGCGGCCCAATCGCGGCGCCATCGTCAGCGGCCTGGATATCGATGAACTGCACGAAGTGTTCGAAATGCGCAGCGCCCTCGAAGGCCTGGCGGTGCGCGTCGCGGTGGGGCGTATCGGCGAGCGCCAGTTGGCCGCGCTGGAGCGCTTGCTCGATGCGATGGACGACTACCGCGATGACAGTGCCGCCTGGGTCAGTCGCCACCGTGCCTTCCATGAATACCTGTGCAGCCTCAGTGGCCGACCGCGCCTGATGAAGCAGATCTCGGCGCTGTACTCACTGGTCGAAGCGCCCATGCGCCTGTGGTTGCAACACGGCGAAAAACCCCTCAGTGCCCGCCAGGAACACGCGGTGATCCTCGACGCGATCCGTGCCGGTGACGCCGCCCGCGCCGAAGCCGTGGTGCGCGAACACATCGAAGGCACCGTGCCGGCGCTGATCCAGTTCCTGCAAACCGAACAACAACAATAA
- a CDS encoding Fe(3+) dicitrate ABC transporter substrate-binding protein FecB, producing the protein MLRSIPTLAACVLAFSSSLLSAAPIDLNDGQHAVHLPDAPKRVVVLEFSFLDSLAAVDVTPVGAADDGDANRVLPRVRQAIGQWQSVGLRSQPSIEEIARLKPDLIVADLNRHQALYSDLASIAPTLLLPSRGEDYQGSLKSAELIGKALGKSTQMEARIQKNRENLKAIAQQIPAGASVLFGVAREDSFSVHGPDSYAGSVLAAIGLKVPSVRANAAPTEFVSLEQLLALDPGWLLVGHYRRPSIVDSWSKQPLWQVLGAVRNQHVAEVDGDSWARNRGVLASEQIAEDALAILKGGKAVLSQ; encoded by the coding sequence ATGCTGCGTTCCATCCCCACCCTGGCCGCCTGTGTCCTGGCGTTCTCGTCCAGCCTGCTGAGCGCCGCCCCCATCGACCTCAACGACGGCCAGCACGCCGTGCATCTGCCCGATGCCCCCAAGCGCGTGGTGGTGCTGGAGTTCTCCTTTCTCGACAGTCTGGCCGCCGTGGACGTAACCCCGGTCGGCGCCGCCGATGATGGCGATGCCAACCGCGTGTTGCCCCGCGTACGCCAGGCCATCGGCCAGTGGCAGTCGGTGGGCCTGCGCTCGCAGCCGAGCATCGAGGAAATCGCCCGGCTCAAGCCCGACCTGATCGTCGCTGATCTCAACCGCCACCAGGCGCTGTACAGCGACCTGGCGAGCATCGCGCCGACCTTGCTGTTGCCGTCCCGTGGCGAGGATTACCAGGGCAGCCTCAAATCTGCCGAGCTGATCGGCAAGGCCCTCGGCAAGAGCACTCAGATGGAGGCGCGTATCCAGAAGAACCGTGAAAACCTCAAGGCCATTGCGCAACAGATCCCGGCCGGTGCCAGCGTGTTGTTCGGTGTGGCGCGTGAGGACAGCTTCTCCGTGCATGGCCCGGACTCCTATGCCGGCAGCGTGCTTGCGGCCATCGGCCTGAAAGTCCCATCGGTACGCGCCAATGCCGCGCCCACCGAGTTCGTCAGCCTGGAACAATTGCTGGCCCTCGATCCGGGCTGGTTGCTGGTCGGTCATTACCGTCGCCCCAGCATCGTCGACAGCTGGAGCAAGCAGCCGTTGTGGCAAGTGCTCGGCGCCGTGCGCAATCAGCACGTGGCCGAAGTGGATGGCGACAGCTGGGCACGCAACCGTGGCGTGCTGGCGTCGGAGCAGATCGCCGAGGACGCGTTGGCGATTCTTAAAGGCGGCAAAGCCGTATTGAGCCAATAA
- a CDS encoding ABC transporter substrate-binding protein, with amino-acid sequence MHKHRALLVAVSLGLCTQWAVAAPQVPERLKSVDKLTYCSGMDSPPLVSFDEAQKPRGLTVDLGLEIAKRLGDKQVQWRVIPFSGLVPALLAQQCDMIVDQLFDKPERRQVIDIVNYMYSSQSVVVPKGNPKGIKSLDDLSGHKVAVLNGSTIKTLLDAQNDSLAEAGKPPMKLVVYNTDTDAFQALRISQVDAYGTTVETAGYYAAMAPDLFQEGVPAFSRILTGLGMRKDDPQLTAAVQQVISDMRSDGSYLQLLNKWHVSSDTLD; translated from the coding sequence ATGCATAAACACCGCGCCTTGCTGGTGGCTGTCTCCCTCGGCCTCTGTACCCAATGGGCCGTCGCCGCGCCCCAGGTGCCGGAGCGCCTGAAGAGCGTCGACAAACTCACCTACTGCTCGGGGATGGATTCACCGCCCCTGGTGTCCTTCGATGAAGCACAGAAACCCCGCGGGCTCACCGTCGACCTGGGCCTGGAGATCGCCAAGCGCCTGGGCGACAAACAGGTGCAGTGGCGGGTGATTCCGTTCTCCGGCCTGGTACCGGCGCTGCTCGCCCAGCAGTGCGACATGATTGTCGACCAACTGTTCGACAAACCCGAACGGCGCCAGGTGATCGACATCGTCAACTACATGTATTCCAGCCAGTCGGTGGTGGTGCCCAAGGGCAACCCCAAGGGCATCAAGAGCCTGGATGACCTGTCCGGGCACAAGGTCGCGGTGCTCAACGGCTCGACCATCAAGACCCTGCTGGACGCGCAGAACGACAGCCTGGCCGAGGCCGGCAAACCACCGATGAAACTGGTGGTGTACAACACCGACACCGACGCCTTCCAGGCCCTGCGCATCAGCCAGGTCGACGCCTACGGCACCACCGTGGAAACCGCCGGCTACTACGCCGCGATGGCCCCGGACCTGTTCCAGGAAGGCGTGCCGGCCTTCAGCCGCATCCTCACCGGCCTTGGCATGCGCAAGGACGACCCGCAACTCACCGCCGCCGTGCAGCAGGTGATCAGCGACATGCGCAGCGACGGCAGCTACCTCCAGTTGCTGAACAAGTGGCATGTCAGCAGCGACACACTCGACTGA
- a CDS encoding TonB-dependent receptor: MPAVRPLLKLSLMLSLSASPFFAAVSYAEDTAARRSYQVPAGSLSAALTRFAGLSGVNLSVDPALVSGRSSSGLSGEYGVEEGFARLLQGSGLQLQAMGEQAYMLVPVPEGSSLELAPTSILGTTGLYDGDTYAGGQVARRTAQGMLGTRDFMETPFSITTYTQEAVKNQQARTLGDLISADPSVRATNPAGGRYEQFTIRGFSLFNSDVAYNGLYGVLPTYTIDMEMADRVDILKGPSQLINGISPRGSVGGGINVVPKRATDKDINSFTGNWASDSQAGGAVDIGRRFGEDNKFGIRFNGVKQSGDTAWDHQSVDREMAVLGLDFRGERLRLSTDIGHTERDTDAPQERVQVAAAAPVPNANDVRRNYAQSWSKARTNDTFGTVNAEYDLSDNVMLYGGVGARKSNHDFLRHAVSVTNAAGDFSVQPRDFTRDENVRTYTAGVRNWFHTGPVSHEVNLAASYFDMDFTNGGARYTAPSSNLYNPVQSQTPSRPTRFDPKVYTENKFSGVALSDTLGFFDDRLLLTLGARWQRVKVTDWSDGIKGDTAYDEEKVSPSGGILFKATDKLSLYANYMEGLSQGKIAPSTSRNEDEIFPPFISRQVEVGAKYDAGAFAVTAAVFRIKQPAYETNATTRLFGPNGKRENSGVELSVFGEPLKGFRLLGGVMYIDSTLKDTTNGTWDGNRAPATPKYNVNLGAEWDVPGLEGLTLTSRGIYSSSQYLDQSNVKEIDAWNRLDVGARYGFKVDDKHITLRANVENVADKRYWSSAGASDDSEPGLTLSTPRTYLLSATVDF; encoded by the coding sequence ATGCCCGCAGTCCGCCCCTTGCTCAAACTGAGCCTGATGCTGAGCCTCAGCGCCAGCCCGTTTTTCGCCGCCGTCAGCTACGCCGAAGACACCGCCGCCCGCCGCAGTTATCAAGTGCCGGCGGGCAGCCTGAGTGCGGCGCTGACGCGTTTTGCCGGGCTGTCGGGGGTCAACCTGTCGGTGGACCCGGCGCTGGTCAGCGGGCGCAGCAGCAGTGGCCTGTCCGGCGAATACGGCGTGGAGGAGGGCTTTGCCCGTCTGCTGCAAGGCTCCGGCCTGCAACTGCAAGCCATGGGTGAGCAGGCCTACATGCTGGTGCCGGTGCCGGAGGGCAGCAGCCTGGAACTGGCGCCCACGTCGATCCTCGGCACCACCGGCCTGTACGACGGCGACACCTACGCCGGTGGCCAGGTGGCGCGCCGCACGGCACAGGGCATGCTGGGCACGCGGGACTTCATGGAGACCCCGTTCAGCATCACCACCTACACCCAGGAGGCGGTGAAGAACCAGCAGGCGCGCACCCTCGGCGACCTGATCAGCGCCGACCCCTCCGTGCGCGCCACCAACCCGGCCGGTGGGCGCTACGAGCAATTCACCATTCGCGGGTTCAGCCTGTTCAACAGTGACGTGGCCTACAACGGCCTGTACGGCGTGCTGCCCACGTACACCATCGATATGGAAATGGCCGACCGCGTCGATATCCTCAAAGGCCCGAGCCAGTTGATCAACGGCATCTCGCCGCGTGGCAGCGTCGGCGGCGGGATCAACGTGGTGCCCAAGCGCGCCACCGACAAGGACATCAACTCGTTTACCGGAAACTGGGCCTCCGACAGCCAGGCCGGCGGCGCGGTGGACATTGGTCGGCGCTTTGGCGAAGACAACAAGTTCGGCATTCGCTTCAACGGCGTGAAGCAGTCCGGCGACACCGCCTGGGACCACCAGAGCGTCGACCGCGAAATGGCCGTGCTGGGCCTGGATTTTCGCGGCGAGCGCCTGCGCCTTTCCACCGATATCGGCCACACCGAGCGCGACACCGATGCCCCCCAGGAGCGCGTGCAGGTGGCGGCCGCTGCGCCCGTGCCGAATGCCAACGACGTGCGCCGCAACTATGCGCAGTCGTGGAGCAAGGCGCGCACCAATGACACGTTCGGTACGGTCAACGCCGAGTACGACCTCAGCGACAACGTGATGCTCTACGGTGGCGTGGGCGCGCGCAAAAGCAACCACGACTTCCTGCGCCACGCAGTTTCGGTGACCAATGCGGCCGGCGATTTCAGCGTGCAGCCACGGGACTTCACCCGTGATGAAAACGTGCGCACCTATACCGCCGGCGTGCGCAACTGGTTCCACACCGGGCCGGTGAGCCATGAGGTCAACCTGGCCGCCAGCTACTTCGACATGGACTTCACCAACGGCGGTGCGCGGTATACGGCGCCGTCGAGTAATCTCTACAATCCGGTACAGTCGCAGACGCCGTCACGGCCGACGCGCTTCGATCCCAAGGTCTACACCGAAAACAAATTCAGCGGCGTGGCCTTGTCCGACACCCTGGGCTTTTTCGACGACCGCCTGTTGCTCACCCTCGGTGCGCGCTGGCAGCGGGTCAAGGTGACTGACTGGAGCGACGGGATCAAAGGCGACACCGCCTATGACGAAGAAAAGGTGTCGCCGTCGGGCGGCATCCTGTTCAAGGCCACCGACAAGTTGTCGCTGTACGCCAACTACATGGAAGGCCTGAGCCAGGGCAAGATCGCGCCGTCGACGTCGAGAAACGAAGACGAGATTTTCCCGCCGTTCATCAGCCGCCAGGTGGAAGTGGGCGCCAAGTACGATGCCGGTGCCTTCGCGGTGACCGCGGCCGTGTTCCGCATCAAGCAACCGGCCTATGAAACCAATGCGACCACGCGGCTGTTTGGGCCCAATGGCAAGCGTGAGAACTCCGGCGTGGAGTTGAGCGTGTTTGGCGAGCCGCTCAAGGGCTTCCGCCTGCTGGGTGGGGTGATGTACATCGACAGCACACTCAAAGACACCACCAATGGCACCTGGGACGGCAACCGCGCGCCGGCCACGCCCAAGTACAACGTCAACCTCGGCGCCGAATGGGACGTGCCGGGCCTGGAAGGCCTGACGTTGACCAGCCGTGGCATCTACTCCAGCTCGCAGTACCTCGACCAGTCCAACGTCAAGGAAATCGACGCCTGGAACCGCCTCGATGTGGGTGCGCGCTATGGCTTCAAGGTGGATGACAAGCACATCACCCTGCGGGCGAATGTGGAGAACGTCGCCGATAAACGCTACTGGAGCTCGGCCGGTGCATCGGATGACAGCGAGCCGGGGCTGACCCTGTCGACGCCGCGCACCTACCTGCTGTCGGCCACCGTCGACTTCTGA
- a CDS encoding amino acid ABC transporter ATP-binding protein, whose amino-acid sequence MAHQSEELIIEALDIHKSFGTLQILKGISLQVRRGEVVVLIGASGSGKTTFIRCINLLEDIQGGRIRVNGRAMGYRERSDGSLVRDSERNIARQRRDIGMVFQRFNLFPHMTALENIIEAPIQVLGTPRAEALEQARGLLARVGLADKASHYPSMLSGGQQQRVAIARALAMKPQAMLFDEPTSALDPETVGEVLQVMKELAEEGMTMVVVTHEMGFAREVADRVVVLDQGELIEQGPPEQIFSHPSHPRTRAFLSRVL is encoded by the coding sequence ATGGCGCACCAGAGTGAAGAACTGATCATCGAGGCGCTGGACATCCACAAGTCGTTCGGCACGCTGCAGATCCTCAAGGGCATCTCCCTGCAAGTGCGGCGCGGCGAAGTGGTGGTGCTGATCGGCGCCTCCGGTTCGGGCAAGACCACCTTTATCCGCTGCATCAACCTGCTGGAAGACATCCAGGGCGGGCGCATCCGCGTCAACGGTCGTGCCATGGGCTATCGCGAGCGCAGCGACGGCAGCCTGGTACGTGATTCGGAGCGCAACATCGCGCGCCAGCGCCGCGACATCGGCATGGTGTTCCAGCGTTTCAACCTGTTCCCGCACATGACCGCGCTGGAAAATATCATCGAAGCGCCGATCCAGGTGCTCGGCACACCGCGCGCCGAAGCCCTGGAGCAAGCCCGTGGATTGCTGGCGCGGGTCGGCCTGGCGGACAAGGCCAGCCATTACCCGTCGATGCTTTCCGGCGGCCAGCAGCAGCGGGTGGCGATCGCCCGCGCCCTGGCGATGAAACCCCAGGCCATGCTGTTCGACGAGCCCACCAGCGCCCTCGACCCGGAAACCGTCGGCGAGGTGCTGCAAGTGATGAAGGAGCTGGCCGAGGAGGGCATGACCATGGTGGTGGTCACCCACGAAATGGGTTTTGCCCGTGAAGTCGCCGACCGCGTGGTGGTGCTCGACCAGGGCGAACTCATCGAGCAAGGGCCGCCGGAACAGATCTTCAGCCACCCCAGCCACCCGCGGACCCGAGCGTTTCTCAGCCGTGTGTTATGA
- a CDS encoding DUF2388 domain-containing protein, protein MGPWKILAISLLALLGSPLAANENAGPLERMFTYTTFGPTMLSAWSTFLTNGDPKPYQPAKTDALAFIGSDGHIRGAQFEQAFRYYHTTHRFPLMSDMQLAQAIATQD, encoded by the coding sequence ATGGGGCCATGGAAGATCCTTGCAATCTCGCTGCTGGCTTTACTCGGCAGCCCATTAGCGGCAAACGAAAACGCCGGCCCTTTGGAAAGAATGTTCACCTACACGACGTTCGGGCCAACCATGTTGTCGGCTTGGTCCACCTTTCTCACGAACGGTGATCCAAAGCCTTACCAACCAGCCAAAACGGATGCCCTCGCTTTCATCGGTTCGGACGGCCATATTCGTGGTGCTCAGTTTGAACAGGCGTTCCGCTACTACCACACGACACATCGCTTTCCACTCATGTCAGACATGCAACTGGCCCAGGCAATCGCAACGCAAGACTGA
- a CDS encoding gamma-glutamyltransferase family protein, with product MLKLSAHEYPYPSQRQSVFARRGMVAASQPLAAQAGIQIMQQGGNAIDAAIATAAALTVVEPTGCGLGGDAFALVWCKGRLHGLNGNGHAPAALSIEAVKAAGHDRMPLYGWTPVTVPGCPSAWAELSERFGKLPFAELLQPAISLARDGFPLSPVIAQLWQVALDEFSPHRDSALDAWFDTFLIDGRAPRAGEIFRNPAQARTLEELAVTRCESLYRGALAERLDAHSKVSGGYLRASDLQDYRAQWVDPIHVNYRGVDVWEIPPSGQGLVALMALKILEGFSFDHRDSQQTWHRQLEAMKLAYSDGLHYITDPLHMRVAVADLLSDAYSTRRRGQIGEQAQPPKPGDPHASGTVYLATADAEGNMVSFIQSNYHGFGSGVVLPDSGIALQNRGQEFSLDPNHANCLAPGKKTFHTIIPGFLTQDGQALGPFGVMGGYMQPQGHVQMVMNLVDFGLNPQAALDAPRWQWLGDMKVGIEHGASRDLANALARRGHQVQIASDLTDYGRGQIILRDPVSGVLCGGTEPRTDSTIAVW from the coding sequence ATGTTGAAACTTTCTGCTCACGAGTACCCCTATCCCTCGCAACGCCAAAGCGTATTTGCCCGTCGCGGCATGGTTGCAGCGTCCCAGCCCCTGGCGGCCCAGGCCGGTATCCAGATCATGCAACAGGGCGGCAACGCCATCGACGCTGCGATTGCCACGGCGGCCGCGCTCACGGTGGTGGAGCCCACCGGCTGTGGCCTGGGCGGCGACGCGTTCGCGCTGGTCTGGTGCAAGGGCCGGTTGCATGGCCTGAATGGCAACGGCCACGCGCCGGCGGCCTTGAGTATCGAGGCGGTCAAGGCGGCGGGGCACGACCGCATGCCGCTGTATGGCTGGACACCGGTCACCGTGCCCGGTTGCCCCTCGGCCTGGGCCGAGCTGTCCGAGCGCTTCGGCAAATTGCCGTTTGCCGAGTTGCTGCAACCCGCTATCAGCCTGGCACGTGACGGCTTCCCGTTGTCGCCGGTGATCGCGCAGCTATGGCAGGTCGCGCTGGATGAATTCAGCCCCCATCGCGACTCGGCCCTGGACGCCTGGTTCGACACGTTCCTGATCGACGGCCGCGCGCCACGGGCCGGTGAGATATTCCGCAACCCGGCCCAGGCGCGCACCTTGGAAGAACTCGCCGTGACCCGTTGCGAAAGCCTGTATCGCGGCGCCCTGGCCGAGCGCCTGGATGCCCATTCCAAGGTCAGTGGCGGCTACCTGCGCGCCAGCGACCTCCAGGATTATCGCGCCCAATGGGTGGACCCGATCCACGTCAACTACCGGGGGGTGGACGTCTGGGAAATCCCGCCCAGCGGCCAGGGCCTGGTGGCGCTGATGGCGCTGAAAATCCTCGAAGGCTTCAGCTTCGATCACCGCGACAGCCAGCAGACCTGGCACCGCCAATTGGAAGCGATGAAACTCGCCTACAGCGATGGCCTGCACTACATCACCGACCCGCTGCACATGCGCGTGGCCGTCGCCGACCTGCTCAGCGATGCCTACAGCACCCGCCGCCGTGGGCAGATCGGCGAACAGGCGCAACCGCCCAAACCCGGCGACCCCCATGCCAGCGGCACGGTGTACCTGGCCACGGCGGATGCCGAGGGCAATATGGTCTCGTTCATCCAGAGCAACTACCACGGCTTCGGCTCCGGCGTGGTGCTGCCCGACAGCGGTATCGCCCTGCAGAACCGTGGGCAGGAATTCAGCCTCGACCCGAACCACGCCAACTGCCTGGCACCGGGCAAGAAAACCTTCCATACCATCATCCCCGGCTTCCTTACCCAGGACGGACAGGCCCTCGGCCCATTCGGCGTGATGGGCGGCTACATGCAGCCCCAGGGCCATGTGCAGATGGTGATGAACCTGGTGGACTTCGGCCTCAACCCGCAAGCGGCCCTGGACGCGCCGCGCTGGCAATGGCTGGGCGACATGAAGGTCGGCATCGAACACGGTGCCTCCCGTGACCTGGCCAATGCCCTGGCGCGACGCGGGCATCAGGTGCAGATCGCCAGCGACCTCACGGACTACGGGCGTGGCCAGATCATCCTGCGTGATCCGGTCAGTGGTGTATTGTGCGGCGGAACGGAGCCAAGGACGGATTCAACGATCGCAGTGTGGTAA